One stretch of Chryseobacterium indologenes DNA includes these proteins:
- a CDS encoding efflux RND transporter periplasmic adaptor subunit — translation MKLKYNIIALVFIFLLVVSCGKKEAAVEKTPEKTVEKAAAHDEEPQTIASLTEEQMKSVGVVLGSVEMKELTSTIKANGLLSVPNSNKATITSLYGGIIKTINIQVGSIVKKGQVIATIANPEYIQLQEDYLTTNSRITYAEQEFRRQRELFDNDAGAKKNLQNADAELKTLRTKRASLLKQLQMMGINPGNINNGNMRSGLVITAPISGTISGITAQIGSYVDISSPVATVIDNGSIHLDLQVFEKDLPKMRVGQIVHFKLTNNPETEYDAKIYSIGSSFENESKTISMHCEVIGNKSGLIDGMNITGIVSLDKSVTPAVPTEAIVEADGKFYVFIQTDKKGEEHEEKGKQHPKTLNFEKIEVVKGTSDMGYTAITPVGNIPDHAKIVVKSAFFVNAKLVNSGEHEH, via the coding sequence TGCGCATGATGAAGAACCACAAACCATTGCTTCTTTGACGGAAGAGCAAATGAAATCTGTTGGGGTTGTTTTAGGATCAGTAGAAATGAAAGAGCTGACCTCTACAATTAAAGCCAATGGTCTGTTGAGCGTACCCAACAGTAATAAAGCAACCATCACTTCGCTGTATGGCGGAATTATTAAAACAATAAATATTCAGGTAGGAAGCATCGTAAAAAAAGGGCAGGTAATCGCAACGATTGCCAACCCTGAGTATATCCAGCTGCAAGAAGATTATTTAACCACCAATAGCAGAATTACTTATGCTGAGCAGGAATTCAGAAGACAAAGAGAACTTTTTGATAATGATGCCGGAGCTAAGAAAAATCTTCAGAATGCTGATGCAGAGCTGAAAACTTTAAGAACCAAAAGAGCATCTCTTTTGAAACAACTTCAAATGATGGGGATAAATCCGGGAAATATAAACAATGGTAATATGAGATCCGGCTTGGTGATTACGGCTCCCATAAGTGGCACAATAAGTGGGATTACAGCACAAATAGGAAGTTATGTAGATATTTCCTCTCCTGTAGCTACAGTAATTGATAATGGCTCTATTCATTTGGATCTACAGGTATTTGAAAAAGATCTTCCAAAGATGAGAGTGGGACAGATTGTTCATTTCAAACTGACCAACAATCCTGAAACGGAATATGATGCAAAAATTTACAGCATTGGATCTTCCTTTGAGAATGAAAGCAAAACCATTTCAATGCACTGTGAAGTGATCGGAAATAAGTCAGGATTGATTGATGGAATGAATATTACCGGGATTGTAAGTCTTGATAAAAGTGTAACCCCTGCAGTTCCTACCGAAGCGATAGTGGAAGCGGATGGGAAGTTTTATGTCTTTATTCAAACCGATAAAAAAGGAGAAGAACATGAGGAAAAAGGAAAGCAACATCCTAAAACTTTAAATTTTGAAAAAATAGAAGTGGTAAAGGGAACTTCAGATATGGGATATACTGCCATTACACCTGTAGGGAATATTCCGGATCATGCTAAGATAGTAGTAAAATCTGCCTTTTTTGTGAATGCTAAATTAGTGAATTCAGGAGAACATGAACATTAA
- a CDS encoding bestrophin family protein: MLLNKKISVWYFIREIKSQILLVGIFAIAIGLLDMLPWFRKISLPLNIPALLGTAVSLLLAFRTSQSYERWWEARTVWGAIVNDSRTFVRQVIQFLPAEDHKMVRDFAERQIIWTYALGESLRKLPFSDKVQNYLDEHKISAVNIPNALLDAHSRQLKEVGNSKLTEFQQMQLNDMLTRLCDSMGKCERLKNTVFPRSYSVLVHTLIYVFAVILPFGLDDSQLIVEILVTFLVPIVFITIEKTSIMMQDPFENRPVDTPMTSLAQTIEINIRQMIGEQNVPLKKENTSYYEM, encoded by the coding sequence ATGCTATTAAACAAAAAAATATCAGTCTGGTATTTCATTCGTGAAATAAAGTCTCAGATTCTGCTTGTCGGAATATTTGCCATTGCCATAGGGCTTCTGGATATGTTACCATGGTTTCGGAAAATTTCACTTCCGCTGAATATTCCTGCCCTATTGGGAACTGCAGTATCCTTGCTGTTGGCTTTCAGAACCTCTCAGTCTTATGAAAGATGGTGGGAAGCAAGAACGGTTTGGGGGGCCATTGTGAATGATTCCAGAACGTTCGTGAGACAGGTTATCCAGTTTTTACCCGCTGAGGACCATAAAATGGTGAGGGATTTTGCAGAAAGGCAGATCATCTGGACGTATGCCTTGGGAGAATCTTTAAGGAAATTACCTTTTTCCGATAAAGTCCAGAACTATTTAGACGAGCATAAGATCAGTGCTGTTAATATTCCCAACGCCCTCCTGGATGCACATTCCAGACAGCTTAAAGAAGTAGGAAATTCGAAGCTGACAGAGTTTCAACAAATGCAGTTGAATGATATGTTGACAAGGCTTTGTGACAGCATGGGAAAATGTGAAAGATTGAAAAATACCGTTTTTCCAAGATCATATAGTGTTTTAGTCCATACTTTGATCTACGTTTTTGCGGTGATACTTCCCTTTGGGTTAGACGATTCACAGCTGATTGTAGAGATTCTGGTTACTTTCCTGGTTCCAATTGTATTCATCACTATAGAAAAAACTTCTATCATGATGCAGGATCCCTTCGAAAACAGACCGGTAGATACTCCAATGACTTCTTTGGCACAAACCATAGAAATCAATATCAGGCAGATGATAGGAGAACAAAATGTTCCTTTAAAAAAAGAAAATACATCTTATTATGAAATGTAA
- a CDS encoding cation diffusion facilitator family transporter translates to MENTQTQIQTPSAASRHKKNLLIVLCLSGTYLIAEVIGGIVTNSLALLADAAHMLTDVVGLLLAFIAIKIGEKKADSSRTYGYYRTEILAAVINAVVLLAISIYVLFEAYQRFKNPPEVQSKSMLIVAGIGLLVNIVGMMILRKDSEGSLNMKGAYFEVLSDMLTSVGVMIAGIIMLTTGWYYADPLISAAIGLLIFPRTWRLLKEAINVLLEGTPADVDIHKLRQSLEQTQGVKNVHDLHVWSLTSSVNAMSAHVVKDKNVSQNQLLKILTDTTVENFKINHTTFQIEEEGYEENEGHL, encoded by the coding sequence ATGGAAAACACCCAAACACAAATACAAACACCCTCCGCAGCAAGCAGACATAAGAAAAACCTATTGATTGTACTATGTCTGAGCGGAACTTATCTCATTGCTGAGGTCATAGGAGGAATTGTTACCAATAGTCTTGCATTGCTAGCGGATGCTGCTCACATGCTGACCGATGTTGTAGGATTATTGCTGGCATTTATAGCCATAAAAATTGGCGAAAAAAAGGCAGATTCTTCTAGAACCTACGGATATTACCGTACCGAAATATTGGCAGCGGTTATAAATGCTGTTGTTTTGCTGGCGATCTCAATATATGTATTGTTTGAAGCTTATCAACGCTTTAAGAACCCGCCGGAAGTACAGAGTAAATCAATGTTGATTGTGGCAGGGATCGGACTCCTCGTCAATATTGTCGGAATGATGATCCTTAGAAAAGATTCAGAAGGAAGTCTGAATATGAAAGGAGCGTATTTTGAAGTCCTTTCGGATATGTTAACTTCTGTTGGAGTGATGATTGCGGGAATTATTATGCTGACAACAGGATGGTATTATGCTGATCCTTTGATTTCTGCAGCTATCGGGTTATTAATATTTCCAAGAACCTGGAGACTGTTAAAAGAAGCGATCAATGTATTATTGGAAGGCACTCCAGCTGATGTAGATATTCATAAGTTACGACAATCATTGGAACAGACTCAGGGAGTAAAGAATGTGCACGATCTGCATGTATGGTCGCTGACTTCCAGTGTCAATGCAATGAGTGCTCATGTTGTTAAAGATAAAAACGTTTCTCAGAATCAATTGTTAAAAATACTGACAGATACCACTGTTGAAAATTTTAAAATAAACCATACAACTTTTCAGATCGAAGAAGAAGGATATGAAGAGAATGAGGGACATCTGTAA
- a CDS encoding Fur family transcriptional regulator produces MKKDIENKLMDKNTKPTSMRILVYDFLSSQDAAMSLSEIENHFENADRITIYRTLKTFEEKGIVHSIQENTTTKYKLCDDDCDEKTHKDWHLHFYCKICKQTTCKEDISFPENIQTNFRIDEIRLFAKGICENCLESLQ; encoded by the coding sequence ATGAAAAAAGATATAGAAAACAAACTCATGGATAAAAATACCAAGCCTACCAGTATGAGGATTTTGGTATATGATTTTTTAAGCTCACAGGACGCTGCAATGTCTTTGTCTGAAATAGAAAATCACTTTGAGAATGCAGACCGAATTACTATATACAGGACACTGAAAACCTTTGAAGAAAAAGGAATCGTTCACAGTATTCAGGAAAATACCACTACAAAATACAAATTGTGTGATGACGATTGTGATGAAAAAACACATAAAGACTGGCATCTCCATTTCTATTGTAAAATATGTAAACAGACAACTTGTAAGGAAGATATTTCCTTTCCGGAAAATATACAGACCAATTTCCGGATCGATGAAATAAGACTCTTTGCTAAAGGAATCTGCGAAAATTGTCTTGAAAGTTTGCAATAG
- a CDS encoding heavy metal translocating P-type ATPase — MEKCCSTTPEKPDTKGHKHNHSEGDGHDHDGHDHSHDSGDQTIFQMFLPAIISFVVLLLGIAFDNYIKPAWFTGWVRLVWFLAAYIPVGFPVLKDAYKSIIKGDVFSEFFLMSIATIGAFAIGEYPEGVAVMLFYAVGEVFQTMAVSRAKGNIKALLDQRPDEVTVMENNQPKTIKAKEAKIGDIIQLKPGEKLALDGELLSNSASFNTAALTGESKPDTKDKGEVVLAGMINMNSIALVKVTTAYEDSKLSKILELVQNATAQKAPTELFIRKFAKIYTPIVVFLAIGITFLPYFFVGDYQFRDWLYRALIFLVISCPCALVISIPLGYFGGIGAASRNGILFKGSNFLDSIAEIQNVVMDKTGTMTEGVFKVQEVSINSGFNKDEIMQLVNLLESKSTHPVATAIHNYVGEINYSIPMENVEEIAGHGLKATVNGKELLVGNFKLMDKFNISYDINHANIVYTVIAVAYDQKFAGYITIADSIKTDAKETVDNLHKMGVKATMLSGDKGTVVKYVADQLGIDNAFGDLLPEDKVNKVKEIKAKNQTVAFVGDGVNDAPVVALSDVGIAMGGLGSDATIETADVVIQDDKPSKIPMAINIGKQTKKIVWQNIILAFAVKAVVLVLGAGGLATMWEAVFADVGVALLAILNAVRIQRMKF, encoded by the coding sequence ATGGAAAAATGCTGTAGTACAACCCCAGAAAAACCAGATACTAAAGGACACAAACATAATCACTCTGAAGGAGATGGACACGATCATGATGGGCATGATCATTCTCATGATTCAGGAGATCAGACCATCTTTCAGATGTTTCTCCCGGCAATTATATCTTTTGTAGTTCTGTTACTAGGGATTGCTTTTGATAATTATATAAAACCAGCATGGTTTACCGGCTGGGTAAGGTTAGTATGGTTCCTGGCGGCGTATATTCCTGTAGGGTTTCCCGTATTGAAAGATGCTTATAAAAGTATCATCAAAGGAGATGTGTTTTCAGAATTCTTTCTGATGAGTATTGCCACCATTGGAGCTTTTGCAATTGGAGAATATCCCGAAGGAGTAGCTGTAATGTTGTTTTACGCTGTTGGTGAAGTCTTCCAGACTATGGCGGTGAGCAGAGCAAAAGGAAATATAAAAGCTTTATTAGATCAGCGTCCTGATGAGGTAACGGTTATGGAAAATAATCAGCCGAAAACAATAAAAGCAAAAGAAGCCAAAATAGGAGATATTATCCAACTGAAACCTGGTGAGAAACTGGCTTTGGATGGTGAACTGCTTTCTAATTCTGCTTCATTCAATACAGCGGCTTTAACAGGAGAAAGTAAACCGGATACTAAAGATAAAGGTGAAGTAGTATTGGCCGGAATGATTAACATGAACAGTATTGCTCTTGTAAAGGTAACGACTGCTTATGAAGATAGTAAATTGAGTAAAATATTAGAGCTGGTTCAGAACGCAACCGCTCAGAAAGCACCTACAGAGCTTTTCATCAGGAAATTTGCAAAAATTTATACTCCAATTGTTGTATTCCTGGCTATAGGAATTACTTTCTTGCCTTATTTCTTTGTTGGTGATTATCAATTTAGAGATTGGTTGTACAGAGCATTGATCTTCCTTGTAATTTCATGTCCTTGCGCCCTAGTCATTTCTATTCCATTAGGGTACTTTGGAGGAATTGGAGCAGCCAGCCGAAACGGAATTTTATTTAAAGGAAGTAATTTCCTGGATAGTATTGCGGAGATTCAAAATGTAGTGATGGATAAAACCGGAACCATGACGGAAGGAGTTTTTAAAGTTCAGGAAGTAAGCATTAATTCTGGATTCAATAAAGACGAAATTATGCAGTTGGTCAACCTGCTGGAAAGTAAAAGTACACACCCTGTAGCTACAGCGATTCATAATTATGTAGGAGAGATCAATTATTCTATTCCCATGGAGAATGTAGAGGAAATTGCGGGACATGGATTGAAAGCGACCGTTAATGGAAAAGAACTTTTGGTAGGGAATTTCAAATTAATGGATAAGTTCAACATCAGCTATGATATTAACCATGCTAATATTGTGTACACAGTTATTGCTGTAGCCTATGATCAAAAATTTGCAGGCTATATCACAATTGCAGACAGTATTAAAACAGATGCTAAAGAAACCGTTGATAATCTTCATAAAATGGGTGTAAAAGCTACAATGTTGAGTGGAGATAAAGGAACTGTTGTAAAATATGTAGCCGATCAGCTTGGAATCGATAACGCATTTGGGGATCTTCTTCCGGAGGATAAAGTGAATAAAGTTAAAGAGATCAAAGCAAAAAATCAAACCGTAGCTTTCGTAGGAGATGGAGTGAATGATGCCCCGGTGGTGGCTCTAAGTGATGTTGGAATCGCGATGGGAGGTTTAGGAAGCGATGCTACCATTGAAACGGCAGATGTTGTTATCCAGGATGATAAGCCAAGTAAAATTCCGATGGCCATTAATATCGGTAAACAAACGAAAAAGATTGTTTGGCAAAATATTATCCTTGCCTTTGCTGTGAAAGCAGTGGTTCTTGTGCTTGGTGCCGGTGGTTTAGCAACGATGTGGGAAGCCGTATTTGCTGATGTGGGAGTGGCCTTACTGGCAATCTTAAATGCCGTAAGAATTCAGAGAATGAAATTTTAA
- a CDS encoding YHS domain-containing protein — protein MKSPIILTALLSIALLSCAKEPQVKHKMNMSTSGENIKNVQVVNEEDPICHMKTAGSLKDTAVYKAKVYGFCSSYCKDEFKKNPENYAQK, from the coding sequence ATGAAATCTCCAATTATTTTGACGGCTTTGCTGTCAATAGCCCTGTTATCATGTGCTAAAGAACCACAGGTAAAACATAAAATGAATATGAGCACTTCAGGGGAAAATATAAAGAATGTCCAGGTAGTGAATGAAGAAGACCCTATTTGCCACATGAAAACCGCAGGTTCTTTAAAAGATACTGCGGTATATAAAGCTAAAGTATATGGCTTCTGCAGTTCGTATTGTAAAGATGAATTCAAAAAAAATCCTGAAAACTATGCCCAAAAGTAA
- a CDS encoding SCO family protein, protein MPKSNKTKVIIPIAIFALLFLGIGVGMSYFKKNLYTVMKVPDFELTDQNGKKISNKDMLGKVYLVEFFFSKCPTICPVMNTNMKAIQNQVDNPDFGIVSISIDPENDTPEALKEHAQRIGAKSLNWHFLTGDRTYIGKLADQFNIYVGDKEDEAESLNHSGMIALVDEKGNIRCRYNKENMPILYYSGLNYEDPEGKIPKLNGKYHPDREVLIEDIKKLLN, encoded by the coding sequence ATGCCCAAAAGTAATAAGACTAAAGTTATTATTCCGATTGCCATTTTTGCTTTACTTTTCTTAGGAATAGGAGTAGGAATGAGTTATTTTAAAAAGAATCTTTACACCGTGATGAAGGTTCCGGATTTTGAACTTACAGATCAGAATGGTAAAAAAATAAGCAATAAAGATATGCTGGGGAAAGTTTATCTGGTAGAGTTTTTCTTCAGCAAATGCCCTACAATATGTCCAGTAATGAATACAAATATGAAAGCGATTCAGAATCAGGTTGATAATCCTGATTTTGGAATTGTTTCTATCAGTATTGACCCTGAAAATGATACTCCGGAAGCATTGAAGGAACATGCTCAGAGAATAGGAGCAAAATCTCTTAACTGGCATTTTCTGACAGGTGACAGAACTTATATCGGGAAGCTTGCAGATCAGTTTAATATTTATGTAGGAGACAAAGAAGATGAGGCAGAAAGTCTTAATCACAGCGGAATGATTGCCCTTGTAGATGAAAAAGGGAACATTCGTTGCAGATACAATAAAGAAAATATGCCCATTCTTTATTACTCAGGATTGAATTACGAAGATCCGGAAGGGAAAATACCGAAGTTAAACGGGAAATATCATCCGGACAGAGAGGTCTTGATTGAGGATATTAAGAAGTTATTAAACTAG
- a CDS encoding superoxide dismutase encodes MKIMKIAALGAVLAAQFTLAQFKQTPLPYAYNALEGSIDAQTMEIHYSKHGAAYAANLNKAIAGTPQEKEPLIKILSETSKLSPAVRNNAGGHYNHELFWTILTPEKNTQPSAKLTKAINETFGSLDAFKEKMSKAGADRFGSGWAWLSVDKNGKLFVSSTPNQDNPLMDIVEEKGTPILGIDVWEHAYYLKYQNKRADYLSAIWNVLNWKEVSKRYDEALSKK; translated from the coding sequence ATGAAGATTATGAAAATAGCTGCTTTAGGAGCAGTATTAGCAGCTCAGTTTACACTGGCACAGTTTAAACAGACTCCTTTACCTTATGCTTATAACGCATTGGAAGGATCAATAGATGCACAGACAATGGAAATTCATTATTCAAAGCACGGAGCTGCGTATGCTGCCAATTTGAATAAAGCAATTGCAGGAACCCCACAGGAAAAGGAACCCTTGATTAAGATCCTTTCTGAAACATCTAAATTAAGCCCTGCAGTAAGAAATAATGCAGGTGGACATTACAACCACGAGCTTTTCTGGACGATCCTTACTCCGGAGAAGAATACTCAACCGTCTGCAAAATTAACAAAGGCTATTAACGAAACTTTCGGAAGTCTTGATGCTTTTAAAGAAAAAATGAGTAAAGCGGGTGCAGATCGTTTCGGATCAGGTTGGGCATGGCTTTCTGTAGATAAAAACGGAAAACTTTTTGTTTCCTCTACTCCTAATCAGGACAATCCATTGATGGATATTGTTGAAGAAAAAGGAACTCCTATTTTGGGAATTGATGTGTGGGAACATGCTTACTATCTGAAATATCAGAACAAGAGAGCAGATTATCTTTCTGCGATCTGGAATGTGCTGAACTGGAAAGAAGTCAGCAAAAGGTATGATGAAGCTTTAAGCAAGAAATAA
- a CDS encoding TonB-dependent receptor plug domain-containing protein has product MKQFAMILMFWGVIMNAQNRKTRKDSITLLDKIEVKGNKKKMETDMKMSVSVDEFLASSDKISFIKRGAYAWEPLLNNMSTERSVVTIDGMRIFGACTDKMDPITSYLESNTLSAIDIKSGQEGSSHGATIAGNIDLKRKSTPFGLEKKWNGAYQTGFEFNNKQFFNLGNISYSGNKLVVDGSVSFRKAENYYDGNGDEVNHSQYYKFNTGIGVYYKTSPLSSVRVDAIFDMAKNVGFPALPMDLWLSRAMITSASYKQLFREGLIKSWDTKIYYNTIEHYMDDTKRPENLVHMDMPGWSTTYGLVSSVNLKKERYTSAIELNMYNNTSIAEMRMYPQDRKNRTMFAYSWPWVTTRFAGLSVNNNWEISDKSNISFGGSLGLNYNESKYAEFNWIFHPGASQQKTRFLPSLHAGYQFTENHFSFSVGTGYGHRAPSVSEGYGYYIYNSFDRYDYIGNPDLKNEISYETNASAGFKNEKISVEAKVNYFYIQNYIIGKILSMGSPMNYQSVGVKAYTSLDHATLFNMSLNANYSILPELHWKGTLTYARGRDDKGKNLPFIRPLSYLTSLHFIHHNFGVQTSVNGDFIQHNYSPEYGEDQTPAYAVWNLSMNYTFNLTKLKTTFQVGAENLLNKYYSTYADWGNIPRMGRNIYTSLKFNF; this is encoded by the coding sequence ATGAAACAGTTCGCAATGATATTGATGTTTTGGGGAGTGATAATGAATGCCCAAAACAGGAAGACAAGAAAAGACAGTATTACGCTTTTAGATAAGATAGAAGTAAAAGGCAACAAAAAGAAAATGGAAACCGATATGAAAATGTCTGTTTCTGTGGATGAATTTCTGGCATCTTCAGATAAGATAAGCTTTATCAAACGTGGAGCATACGCCTGGGAACCCTTGCTTAACAACATGAGTACGGAGAGATCTGTGGTTACTATTGACGGGATGCGTATTTTCGGAGCATGCACTGATAAAATGGATCCGATTACTTCTTATCTGGAGAGTAATACCCTTTCAGCAATAGATATAAAATCGGGGCAGGAAGGGAGTTCGCATGGAGCTACCATAGCCGGAAATATCGATTTGAAAAGGAAAAGCACTCCTTTCGGGCTTGAAAAAAAATGGAACGGAGCTTATCAGACAGGTTTTGAGTTCAACAATAAACAGTTTTTCAATCTGGGAAATATTTCCTATTCCGGGAATAAACTTGTGGTAGATGGAAGTGTCTCTTTCCGAAAAGCCGAAAATTATTATGATGGGAATGGCGATGAAGTTAATCATTCACAATATTATAAATTCAATACTGGAATTGGGGTATACTATAAAACAAGCCCTTTGTCTTCAGTAAGAGTAGACGCGATTTTTGATATGGCAAAGAATGTGGGATTTCCTGCATTACCCATGGATTTATGGCTTTCCAGAGCAATGATTACCTCTGCTTCCTATAAGCAATTGTTTAGAGAAGGCTTGATTAAATCCTGGGATACCAAAATCTATTACAATACCATAGAGCATTATATGGATGATACCAAACGTCCTGAAAATCTTGTCCACATGGATATGCCAGGCTGGAGTACTACGTATGGATTGGTTTCTTCAGTGAACCTGAAAAAAGAAAGATATACCTCAGCCATAGAGCTCAATATGTATAATAATACCTCCATTGCAGAAATGCGGATGTATCCACAGGATCGAAAGAACAGAACCATGTTTGCTTACAGCTGGCCTTGGGTAACCACGCGTTTTGCCGGACTTTCAGTAAATAACAACTGGGAAATATCAGATAAAAGCAATATAAGTTTTGGAGGATCTTTAGGACTGAACTATAACGAATCCAAATATGCAGAGTTCAACTGGATTTTTCATCCGGGAGCATCTCAGCAAAAAACGAGGTTTCTTCCCAGCTTACATGCTGGTTATCAATTTACAGAAAATCATTTTAGCTTTTCTGTAGGAACTGGTTACGGACATAGAGCTCCTTCCGTTTCAGAAGGCTATGGATACTATATCTACAATAGTTTTGACAGGTATGATTATATCGGAAACCCTGATTTAAAAAACGAAATCTCCTATGAAACCAACGCCAGTGCAGGTTTTAAAAATGAAAAAATAAGTGTTGAAGCCAAGGTAAACTACTTCTATATTCAGAATTATATTATCGGAAAAATTCTAAGTATGGGAAGCCCCATGAATTATCAGTCGGTAGGAGTGAAAGCTTATACTTCATTAGATCATGCAACACTTTTCAATATGTCTTTGAATGCCAACTACAGTATTCTACCGGAACTCCATTGGAAGGGAACTTTAACCTATGCCCGCGGAAGAGATGATAAAGGGAAAAACTTACCTTTTATCCGTCCTTTGAGTTATTTGACTTCTCTACATTTTATTCACCATAATTTTGGAGTTCAAACCTCTGTAAACGGAGATTTTATCCAGCATAATTACAGCCCGGAATATGGAGAAGATCAAACCCCGGCTTATGCGGTATGGAACTTATCCATGAACTATACTTTCAACCTCACAAAATTGAAAACTACTTTTCAGGTAGGCGCAGAAAACCTGTTGAATAAATATTACAGCACTTATGCAGATTGGGGAAATATCCCAAGAATGGGCCGTAATATCTACACCTCTTTAAAATTTAATTTTTAA
- a CDS encoding MbnP family protein, whose product MQNFKKYLLLSTFSLGLISCQDSDDNPVANNVTLEFNNTFKNTTIVLGGATSATATTNISAEGQVHRFSELKYVISNIRLIKADGNEVPYKINDLDQGATVIDQSKPETLRYILSNIPAGEYKRIKFGLGVKRDLNVLDQVRFPKFYATAGANDTQMMWEWGAGYRFTKIEGFYGTDQKQMSIHTGSTIKGSEGNFTQGVDAYRDITLDLPKNAIVDNKAPRINVKADFDKLLTGKINTIVLVTGTGSDGNATPNIHTANQMIKFVDNLGGNGSSDISGMFSVSSVEN is encoded by the coding sequence ATGCAAAACTTTAAAAAATATCTTCTATTATCTACTTTTTCATTAGGTCTAATTTCATGTCAGGATAGTGATGATAACCCTGTAGCGAATAACGTAACCCTTGAGTTTAATAATACTTTTAAAAATACAACCATTGTTCTTGGAGGAGCTACATCTGCTACTGCGACAACAAATATATCTGCAGAAGGGCAGGTTCACCGCTTTTCAGAATTGAAATATGTCATCAGTAATATTCGCCTGATAAAAGCAGATGGTAATGAAGTTCCTTATAAAATTAATGATCTGGATCAGGGAGCTACAGTGATAGACCAGTCAAAGCCGGAAACACTTCGTTATATTCTGAGCAATATACCAGCGGGAGAATATAAAAGGATCAAATTCGGATTAGGAGTAAAAAGAGATTTGAATGTGCTGGATCAGGTGAGATTTCCAAAATTCTACGCAACCGCAGGAGCTAATGATACCCAAATGATGTGGGAATGGGGAGCAGGATATCGTTTTACCAAAATTGAAGGTTTCTATGGAACGGATCAAAAACAGATGTCTATTCACACAGGAAGTACAATAAAAGGATCAGAAGGAAATTTTACCCAGGGAGTAGATGCATACAGAGATATTACCTTAGATCTTCCTAAAAATGCAATAGTAGACAACAAAGCGCCTAGAATTAATGTGAAAGCAGATTTTGATAAGCTGCTGACAGGTAAAATCAACACGATTGTACTGGTTACAGGAACAGGATCAGATGGTAATGCTACTCCAAATATCCATACAGCTAATCAAATGATAAAGTTTGTGGATAATTTAGGCGGAAACGGTTCCAGTGATATTTCAGGAATGTTTTCTGTAAGTAGTGTTGAAAATTAG